In Enterobacteriaceae endosymbiont of Plateumaris rustica, the genomic window AATTTTTGTTTAATACTTATTATATTTCCATAACGTTGTATAAGACATGCTTTAGAAGTATATATTACTTCTACTTCTTTTACACCATTTGCTTCTAATGTAGCTCCAGTAGAAACTAAATCACATATGGCATCTGCTAAACCTACTCTAGGTGCTAATTCTACTGATCCATTCAACATACAAGATTTAAATTTTATTCCATAATTATCAAGATATCTCTTTAGTAAATTAGGATATGATGTAGCAATACGTGTATTTTGTAAATATTTAAGACCTATATATTTTTCATTAATAGGTATTGCTATCGATAATCTACATACACCAAAATCTAATCTACGTAATGTTAAATAATTAGCATTTTCTCCTCTAGAATTACGAGTTAAAACTTCTTCTTCTAAAACATTTTCTCCTATAATTCCTAAATCTACAACTTTTTCCATTATTAATCCTGGTATATCATCATCACGTACCATCAAGATATCAATCGGCATATTTTCCGCAAAAGCTATTAACCTTTGTTGTTCTAAATTAATTTTAATACCACATTTCTTTAATAATTCACGAGAATCATCACTTAAACGACCAGATTTTTGTATAGCTATGCGTAAACGATTGTTATCTAACATGACTTATCATCCTTTTTTGTATTTTATTAGAATGTTTTAAGTTTTTTTATTTTAAATATATCAATTATTTATTATAAAAATAAAATTTAATTTAAAATATATTAATGAATATTAATTTTAAATTTATCAATAATAATTGATTAAATATATTTAACTAACCTAAATAATTTATTAAAAAATAACAACTATTTTTTTTATTTAAATGAATAATTTATTATTTTTTTATTATATTCATATATCCAATATCTTCATATTGAGGATTTTGAGCAGAAAAACGAGCTAATTGATCACATTTTTCATTTTTAATATTTCCATTATGTCCCTTAATCCAATACCATTTAATATTATGATTAATTAATGCTAAATCTAATCTTTTCCATAAATCAATATTTTTTACTGGTTTTTTATTAGAACATATCCATCCATATTTTTTCCAATTATTTATCCAAATAGTTATACCTTTTTTTAAATATTTACTATCCGTTATAATATTTATGTTAAAATATCTTTTTAAAGATTCTAATGCTATAATAGAAGCCATTAATTCCATTCTATTATTTGTAGTAAAAAAAAAACCTTGGGTAAAAATTTTTTCATATGTATGATATTTAATTATAGCAGCATATCCTCCAGGTCCAGGATTATAAATACAAGAACCATCAGTAAAAATTTTTATGTTTTTGTACATATATTGATTCTCTATATAAAATTTATAAATATATTTTAATTAAATTATGAATAAATTAAATTTTCGTCAAATAGTTTTAGATACAGAAACAACGGGAATAAATTCTTATCCTCCATATTATAAAGGACATCGTATTGTAGAAATAGGTGGAGTAGAAATAATAAATCGTCGTATTACTGGAAATAATTTCCATGTTTATATTAATCCTAAAAAAATAATAAGTTTGGAAGCATTAAATATTCATGGTATTAGTAATAAATTTTTATCTAATAAACCTACATTTAATCAAATTATAGATAATTTTTTAGATTATATAAAAAATTCCGAATTAATTATTCATAATGCTCAATTTGATATTGATTTTTTAAATTATGAATTCTCCTTATTAAAAAAAAATATTCTTAAAATAGAAAATATGTGTTCTGTAATAGATACATTAAAAATATCTCGTAAATTATTTCCTGGTAAACGTAATTCTTTAAATTCTTTATGTACACGTTTTAATATTGATAAAAGTAATCGTAATAAACATGGAGCTTTATTAGACGCAAAACTTTTAGCTAATGTTTTTTTATCTATGACTAGTATTCAAAATTCATTTTTACTAGAATTTAAAAAAAATAATACTATTAATACTATTCAAAAAAAAATAATAAAAAGAAAATTATTAGTAATACATCCTACTGAGAAAGAAAATAAATTACATAAATTAAAATTAACTTTTATTAAAAATAAATGTGGTTTCCATTTATGGAATTAATTTTAAAAATATAAATAAAAGTATTGACGATATTAACATATAATTTATAATAGAACTATTCATATTATGGTGCGATAGTTCAGTTGGTTAGAATACCGGCCTGTCACGTCGGGGGTCACGGGTTCAAGTCCCGTTCGCACCGTTAAAAATTAAAATGATTTTTTAATAAAAATATTATTTTAATTATTATTAATCCATAATACACATGAATTTTTATATAATTCTAAATTTTGTTTAATTATATTTGTTAAATCAGAACATATTTCTTTTTTGTAAATAAAATCATTAATCCAAAAAAATATTGTAATATTAATTGAAATATTAGTAATTTCATCTAAAATAATAGTAATTTTAGAATTTTTAATTATTCTTTGATCTAAATAAATTGTATCTAATAATATTTTTTTTATTATATTTAAATCTTCACTTATTAATATTCTAGAAAGTCCTAAAGTAATTTTATTACGATATTCATGACATTGTGAAAGATTGGTAATATTATCCGCTAATATTTTACCATTAGGTATTGCTATAATGATACCATCAAATGTTTTTACACGAGTAGAAAAAATTTCCACTTTAGTTACTTGACCAATGATATTATTACAAACATTTATATAATCACCTATTTTAAATGTACGAAAAGTAATAATTAATAATCCTGATGCTAAATTTGATAATGCACTTTGCCAAGCTAAACCAATAACTAAACCTATTGTACCAAAAGCGGCAATTATTGAAGATGTTTGTACTCCCATATTACTTAATGTACTAACTATTACAAAAATTGTAATAAGATATTTTAAAATATTTGAAATAAATCCTATAGCAATAGGATCTATTTTTTTTACAATAAAAATATTATATAAAATTTTTGTAAATAATCGAATTATTAATAGTCCAGATAATAAAATACAACCTGATGTACATAAATGTAATGATTGATAAAAAATAAACATTTTATTATATATAATCCAATTTTTTAAAAAATTTATACTATGAGTTAATTTATTCATTATTAATATGTCAATTTATATTAATAAATAATGATTATAAAAAAATCATATTATCTTATAATATATTAATAGCATTTAATTCTTGAAAAGTTCTTTCTAATCTTTTACCCATTGATATTTGTGATGCTCTAATCCATGATCTTGGATCATAATACTTTTTATTTGGTTTATTTAAACCTTTTGGATTACCTAATTGTTTTTGTAAATATTTTTTATGTTCTTTATAAAATTTTAATACTCCTTTCCAACTTGCCCATTGAGTATCTGTATCAATATTCATTTTTACTACACCATAATCTATAGATTCTTTAATCTCTTTTTGAGAAGATCCTGAACCTCCATGAAAAACAAAATTTATAGGATTATGAATAAGATTATGTTTTTTACTTATAAAATTTTGTGAATGTTTTAAAATTTTTGGTAATAATTGTACATTTCCTGATTCATATACACCGTGTACATTTCCAAATGAAGCTGCAATAATAAATTGAGAACTAATAGAATTTAATTGTTCATAAGCATAATTAACATCTTTAGGATCAGTATATAATAATTTTTTTTCCAAATGACTATTATCTAAACCATCTTCTTCACCCCCCGTACAACCTAATTCTATTTCTAATGTTATATTCATTTTAGACATTCTTTGAAAATATTTACTACATATATTAATATTATCTTTTATAGAATCTTTTGATAAATCAATCATATGAGAAGAAAATAAAGGTTTTCCATTTAATGAATAATATTTTTCATTTTCATCTAATAAACCGTCTATCCAAGATAAAGTTTTTCTAGTACAATGATCTGTATGGAGTATTACTGGTATTCCATAATATTGAGCAATTTTATGTACATGATGTGCTCCAGATACAGCTCCTATAATAGATGCTAATTGAGAATTTTGAATTTGTAATGCCTTACCTGCAATAAAAGAAGCGCCACCAAGAGAAAATTGAATAATTACTGGTGATTTAACCTTAGCTGCTGTTTCTAAAACTATATTAATAGAATCAGTACCTATACAATTTATTGCAGGTAAAGCAAATTTATTTTCTTTTGCTATTTTAAATATAGTTTGTACATCATGACTAACAACAACACCTGGTTTTACATAATTTAAAATTTTAGACATATAGTTATATTTTACCTTATTTTTAATAAATATCTAATATTATTTTTTTATATTATCAGAATTAATTATATTAATACTATTATATTTTTTTAATATAGATATTGAAGGTAATTTTTTACCTTCTACAAAATTTAAAAATGATCCACCTCCAGTTGAAATATATGAAATTTTATTAAATAGATTAAATAATTCTATTGCAGCTAATGTATCTCCACCTCCAGCAATAGAAAATGCATTACTATTAGCAATAGTATAAGCTATAATTTTTGTTCCTTCACTAAATTTAGTAAATTCGAAAACTCCTAAAGGTCCATTCCATAATATGGTTTTTGCTTTATTTAAAATATCTATTATAATTTTTATGGTATTTTTTCCAATATCCATTATTCTGTCATTAGATAAAATATTATTAATTTTTTTTGTTTTAACTGATGTATTTTTTGAAAAGGATATTCCTACTTTACAATCTATAGGTATAATAAAATTATTATATTTTTCTTTTAATTTTTTTGCTAAATTTAAAGATTTTGGCTCATATAATGATTTACCAATATTATTATCTATTGC contains:
- a CDS encoding mechanosensitive ion channel domain-containing protein; amino-acid sequence: MNKLTHSINFLKNWIIYNKMFIFYQSLHLCTSGCILLSGLLIIRLFTKILYNIFIVKKIDPIAIGFISNILKYLITIFVIVSTLSNMGVQTSSIIAAFGTIGLVIGLAWQSALSNLASGLLIITFRTFKIGDYINVCNNIIGQVTKVEIFSTRVKTFDGIIIAIPNGKILADNITNLSQCHEYRNKITLGLSRILISEDLNIIKKILLDTIYLDQRIIKNSKITIILDEITNISINITIFFWINDFIYKKEICSDLTNIIKQNLELYKNSCVLWINNN
- the dnaQ gene encoding DNA polymerase III subunit epsilon, which codes for MNKLNFRQIVLDTETTGINSYPPYYKGHRIVEIGGVEIINRRITGNNFHVYINPKKIISLEALNIHGISNKFLSNKPTFNQIIDNFLDYIKNSELIIHNAQFDIDFLNYEFSLLKKNILKIENMCSVIDTLKISRKLFPGKRNSLNSLCTRFNIDKSNRNKHGALLDAKLLANVFLSMTSIQNSFLLEFKKNNTINTIQKKIIKRKLLVIHPTEKENKLHKLKLTFIKNKCGFHLWN
- the fbaA gene encoding class II fructose-bisphosphate aldolase: MSKILNYVKPGVVVSHDVQTIFKIAKENKFALPAINCIGTDSINIVLETAAKVKSPVIIQFSLGGASFIAGKALQIQNSQLASIIGAVSGAHHVHKIAQYYGIPVILHTDHCTRKTLSWIDGLLDENEKYYSLNGKPLFSSHMIDLSKDSIKDNINICSKYFQRMSKMNITLEIELGCTGGEEDGLDNSHLEKKLLYTDPKDVNYAYEQLNSISSQFIIAASFGNVHGVYESGNVQLLPKILKHSQNFISKKHNLIHNPINFVFHGGSGSSQKEIKESIDYGVVKMNIDTDTQWASWKGVLKFYKEHKKYLQKQLGNPKGLNKPNKKYYDPRSWIRASQISMGKRLERTFQELNAINIL
- the rnhA gene encoding ribonuclease HI gives rise to the protein MYKNIKIFTDGSCIYNPGPGGYAAIIKYHTYEKIFTQGFFFTTNNRMELMASIIALESLKRYFNINIITDSKYLKKGITIWINNWKKYGWICSNKKPVKNIDLWKRLDLALINHNIKWYWIKGHNGNIKNEKCDQLARFSAQNPQYEDIGYMNIIKK
- the hisG gene encoding ATP phosphoribosyltransferase, whose translation is MLDNNRLRIAIQKSGRLSDDSRELLKKCGIKINLEQQRLIAFAENMPIDILMVRDDDIPGLIMEKVVDLGIIGENVLEEEVLTRNSRGENANYLTLRRLDFGVCRLSIAIPINEKYIGLKYLQNTRIATSYPNLLKRYLDNYGIKFKSCMLNGSVELAPRVGLADAICDLVSTGATLEANGVKEVEVIYTSKACLIQRYGNIISIKQKLINKLLTRIKGVIKARESKYIMLHIPNEKLKDIIALLPGAEHPTILPLAGENNKVAMHMVSSETLFWETMEKLKLLGASSILVLPIEKMME